One Nitrospirota bacterium genomic window carries:
- the sat gene encoding sulfate adenylyltransferase translates to MALVRPHGKEKKLKPLLLEGAALSEELKKAQSLTKVKMASREVGDLIMLGIGGFTPLDGFMGHDDWKGVCDNYLMKDGVFWPIPVTLSTSKDQADSLKNGQEVALVDDETGEIMGTMVIKEKYTIDKDHECKKVYRTNDQAHPGVAMVMQQGDVNLAGPVKVLSQGTFPTEYAGIYLTPAETRKIFEDKGWSRVAAFQTRNPMHRSHEFLAKIAIEICDGLLIHQLLGKLKPGDIPATVRKDCINLLIEHYLVKNTCVQAGYPLDMRYAGPREALLHALFRQNYGCSDLIVGRDHAGVGDYYGPFDAQTIFKEIPTDALETKPMNIDWTFYCKRCDGMASMKTCPHGKEDRLMLSGTALRKMLSENSEVPDHFSRPEVLEVLRKYYAGLTEKVEIKMHKHSTG, encoded by the coding sequence ATGGCACTAGTAAGGCCACATGGTAAGGAAAAGAAACTGAAGCCGTTGCTTTTAGAAGGGGCAGCGCTCAGTGAGGAATTGAAAAAGGCTCAGAGCCTGACAAAGGTTAAGATGGCTTCAAGAGAGGTAGGAGACCTCATAATGTTAGGAATAGGCGGCTTCACACCACTTGACGGCTTCATGGGCCATGACGACTGGAAAGGCGTATGCGACAACTATTTAATGAAAGACGGCGTGTTTTGGCCAATCCCTGTCACGCTTTCCACTTCTAAAGATCAAGCTGACAGTTTGAAAAATGGCCAGGAGGTTGCCCTCGTTGATGATGAAACCGGCGAGATTATGGGCACCATGGTTATAAAGGAAAAATATACAATAGATAAAGATCATGAGTGCAAGAAAGTCTATAGAACCAATGACCAGGCTCATCCCGGTGTTGCGATGGTTATGCAGCAGGGTGATGTTAATCTGGCAGGCCCTGTGAAAGTCCTTAGCCAGGGCACATTCCCAACCGAGTACGCAGGCATATACCTGACGCCGGCTGAGACCAGAAAGATATTTGAAGACAAGGGCTGGAGCCGTGTAGCAGCATTTCAGACCAGAAACCCTATGCACCGTTCCCATGAATTCCTTGCAAAAATCGCTATTGAAATCTGCGACGGTCTTTTGATTCACCAGCTATTGGGTAAACTCAAACCCGGTGACATACCCGCAACCGTAAGAAAAGACTGCATCAACCTGCTCATAGAGCACTACCTTGTGAAAAACACCTGTGTACAGGCTGGGTATCCGCTTGATATGAGATACGCAGGCCCCAGAGAGGCACTGCTCCATGCCCTCTTCAGACAGAACTATGGCTGCAGCGACCTTATCGTAGGCAGAGACCACGCTGGTGTTGGCGACTACTACGGCCCGTTTGATGCTCAGACCATTTTCAAAGAGATACCTACAGACGCTCTTGAAACAAAGCCAATGAACATAGACTGGACGTTCTACTGCAAGAGATGTGACGGTATGGCCTCTATGAAGACCTGTCCGCACGGTAAAGAGGACAGACTGATGCTTAGCGGTACAGCCTTAAGGAAGATGCTTTCAGAGAATTCCGAGGTGCCAGACCACTTTAGCCGCCCGGAGGTACTTGAGGTTCTTAGGAAATACTATGCCGGTTTGACTGAAAAAGTCGAAATAAAAATGCACAAACACTCAACAGGCTAA